One Paenibacillus sp. FSL W8-0186 genomic window carries:
- a CDS encoding type III pantothenate kinase, whose protein sequence is MFVVVDVGNSNIVLGIYKGRELLHHFRLSTNRQSTADEYGVKIHNLFQMSKIAVGDIEGVIISSVVPPLMHVLEELCEKYLRKKPLIVGPGIKTGLNLRYENPREVGADRIVNAVAAVEQYGGPLVVVDFGTATTFDCIDAAGNYLGGAIVPGIGISTEALYQRASKLPRIELEKPKKVIGRNTVHAMQSGIIFGYAGQVDGIVNRIRREMHAEPKVIATGGLAELIASEAESIQEVNQLLTLEGLRIIYERNQ, encoded by the coding sequence ATGTTCGTTGTGGTAGATGTAGGCAACTCGAATATCGTACTGGGAATCTACAAGGGCCGAGAGCTGCTTCACCATTTCCGACTAAGCACCAACCGGCAGTCTACGGCCGATGAATATGGGGTTAAGATTCATAATTTGTTTCAAATGTCCAAGATCGCAGTAGGCGATATTGAGGGGGTCATCATTTCCTCGGTTGTCCCTCCATTGATGCATGTGCTCGAAGAGCTGTGCGAGAAATATTTGCGCAAGAAGCCGCTTATCGTCGGACCGGGCATCAAGACGGGACTTAATTTGCGGTACGAGAATCCGCGCGAGGTCGGCGCGGATCGCATCGTCAACGCTGTGGCCGCGGTAGAGCAATATGGTGGTCCGCTCGTTGTCGTCGACTTTGGAACGGCCACGACCTTCGATTGTATCGATGCTGCCGGCAATTATTTGGGCGGGGCCATTGTGCCGGGCATCGGAATTTCCACAGAAGCGCTGTATCAGCGCGCTTCCAAGCTCCCGCGGATCGAACTGGAGAAGCCGAAGAAGGTCATCGGCCGCAATACGGTCCATGCGATGCAGTCGGGTATTATTTTCGGGTATGCGGGGCAAGTGGATGGCATCGTGAACCGGATTCGCCGGGAGATGCATGCCGAGCCTAAGGTCATCGCAACCGGAGGGCTGGCAGAGCTTATTGCCAGCGAGGCAGAATCGATTCAGGAAGTGAACCAGCTTCTTACCTTGGAAGGGCTGCGTATCATATACGAGCGTAATCAGTAA
- the nadC gene encoding carboxylating nicotinate-nucleotide diphosphorylase codes for MMFNGYNEGLMESIRQWLKEDVGSGDITAAVTIPAEHQSKGIIHAKQTGIAAGIPIASLVFEMVDPSLTFNPLVQDGDTVSKGTVLAEVEGSTHSILTGERLALNLLQRLSGIATRTRQYVDALQGLPVRLVDTRKTTPGHRMLEKYAVRVGGGSNHRFGLYDAVMIKDNHIKGAGGIATAVQRARAAIPHTMTIEVETENLEQVDEALSAGADIIMLDNMAPELMKEAVRRIKARAPHVTVEASGNVSLQTIYGIADTGVDVISVGRLTYSFDSLDISLDLNEKKEG; via the coding sequence ATGATGTTTAACGGTTATAATGAAGGCTTGATGGAATCCATTCGCCAATGGCTGAAAGAGGACGTCGGCTCAGGCGATATTACAGCAGCTGTAACGATTCCTGCTGAGCATCAATCCAAGGGAATCATCCATGCTAAACAGACAGGGATTGCGGCGGGCATACCGATTGCTTCTCTTGTCTTTGAGATGGTGGATCCTTCGCTTACGTTTAATCCCTTGGTGCAGGACGGCGATACTGTAAGCAAGGGAACGGTGTTGGCCGAGGTGGAGGGCAGCACGCACAGCATTCTGACCGGAGAGCGGCTTGCCTTGAATTTGCTGCAGCGTTTGTCTGGAATTGCAACGCGGACGCGGCAGTATGTCGATGCGCTGCAAGGGCTGCCTGTACGGCTCGTGGATACGCGGAAGACTACGCCCGGGCATCGAATGCTCGAGAAATATGCAGTTCGTGTAGGTGGCGGTTCCAATCACCGCTTCGGGTTGTATGACGCGGTCATGATTAAGGACAATCATATTAAGGGTGCGGGTGGAATAGCCACAGCGGTACAGCGTGCGCGCGCGGCAATTCCTCATACGATGACGATCGAGGTTGAGACGGAGAATTTAGAGCAGGTGGACGAGGCCTTGTCGGCTGGAGCAGATATTATTATGCTGGATAATATGGCGCCCGAGCTAATGAAGGAAGCGGTGCGCCGGATTAAGGCGAGAGCTCCGCATGTGACGGTCGAGGCCTCGGGCAACGTATCGCTGCAGACGATCTACGGAATCGCCGACACTGGCGTGGATGTCATTTCCGTCGGAAGATTGACGTATTCCTTTGACAGTCTGGACATTAGCCTGGATCTGAATGAGAAGAAAGAGGGGTAA
- the hslO gene encoding Hsp33 family molecular chaperone HslO, with the protein MGTEQEKDRLIRGTAMNGKVRAFAVRTTALVEELRRRHDTYPTTTAAMGRTVTAATMMGAMLKGDEKLTVQVKGDGPIGQIIADANANCEVRGYVKNPHVQLPSNSQGKLDVAGAVGTTGFIHVTKDLGLKEPYRGSVPLISGELAEDFTYYFAVSEQTPSAVGLGVLVDTDSSVIVAGGFIIQLLPGLSDQEIDVIERAIGQLPPVTSLLDQGLELEELLGWIVPDFKLLDESEVVFACNCSLERVERTLVSLGHSELAEMAEENKEIEVVCDFCNEAYSISPERIAELQAQTK; encoded by the coding sequence ATGGGAACGGAACAAGAAAAAGACCGCTTAATTCGCGGGACGGCCATGAACGGCAAAGTACGAGCGTTTGCCGTCCGCACGACTGCGCTGGTTGAAGAGCTGCGCCGCCGTCATGATACTTATCCTACAACAACAGCGGCGATGGGGCGGACTGTAACGGCAGCAACGATGATGGGCGCAATGCTGAAGGGGGATGAGAAGCTTACCGTTCAGGTAAAAGGCGACGGGCCAATCGGTCAAATCATCGCTGATGCGAATGCAAACTGCGAGGTTCGCGGCTATGTCAAGAATCCGCATGTACAGCTGCCGAGCAATAGTCAGGGCAAGCTCGATGTAGCCGGAGCGGTCGGAACGACGGGTTTTATCCATGTAACCAAGGATCTTGGGCTTAAGGAGCCTTACCGGGGAAGCGTTCCGCTGATTTCCGGCGAGCTTGCCGAGGATTTCACCTATTATTTTGCTGTCTCGGAGCAAACTCCGTCTGCCGTTGGATTAGGCGTTCTGGTCGATACAGATTCTTCGGTCATCGTGGCTGGCGGCTTCATCATTCAGCTGCTGCCTGGGCTGAGCGATCAGGAGATTGACGTGATTGAGCGGGCCATCGGCCAGCTTCCTCCGGTTACCTCTCTTCTGGATCAGGGGCTGGAGCTTGAGGAGCTGCTAGGCTGGATCGTGCCGGACTTTAAGCTGCTGGACGAATCGGAGGTCGTATTCGCCTGCAATTGCTCGTTAGAGCGCGTTGAACGAACGCTGGTTAGCCTGGGTCACAGCGAGCTTGCCGAGATGGCCGAGGAGAATAAAGAGATTGAAGTCGTTTGTGACTTCTGCAACGAGGCTTATAGTATAAGCCCGGAGCGTATTGCCGAGCTTCAAGCCCAGACCAAATAA